The following proteins are encoded in a genomic region of Peromyscus eremicus chromosome 14, PerEre_H2_v1, whole genome shotgun sequence:
- the Tcl1a gene encoding T-cell leukemia/lymphoma protein 1A, giving the protein MAESPPQQLELTPETPENPERLWLWERHVYLDEHRRSWLPAVVKTDGKFQVLLRQESIPLGPAMTPRQLEAYELPLMWQLYPGKKYRGSDSILWKIVYHIKVLQLLSPLPPPGPQERSLYLCSLCWSPSFFSMLGSRKKH; this is encoded by the exons ATGGCTGAATCGCCGCCTCAGCAGCTGGAGTTGACACCAGAGACACCTGAAAACCCTGAACGCCTGTGGCTCTGGGAGAGGCACGTGTACTTGGATGAGCATAGACGCAGTTGGCTGCCTGCAGTCGTCAAG ACTGATGGAAAATTCCAGGTGCTCTTGCGCCAGGAAAGCATCCCCTTGGGGCCTGCTATGACTCCCAGACAGCTGGAGGCATACGAACTGCCTTTAATGTGGCAACTCTACCCAGGGAAAAAGTACCGAGGCAGTGACTCCATCCTCTGGAAGATAGTGTACCACATCAAG GTCCTGCAGCTCCTGTCTCCCTTGCCTCCCCCAGGCCCACAGGAGAGAAGTTTGTACTTATGTTCACTTTGCTGgtccccttctttcttctccatgCTGGGCTCCAGGAAGAAACACTAG